In Deltaproteobacteria bacterium, the genomic stretch CACACTACGAGAGCTTTCGCCCTTACCACGAATCCTTCTACCGCTTTGTGGAGCCAGGCAGCGTCACTCCCTTTACCCATCAAGTGCGGTCTCGCGCGTTGCATGCTGCCCTGGTGAGCGCGGTTAGGCACGGTTGCGACCGTCTCAGCGGAAACAAGTCGGCGGGCGCATTCGACGGCGCTTCGGAGGCCGTGCAGGCCGTTGTCGCCGCTTTGAAGCAACGGTGTGAACGGGCGGCGGAATCTGGACAGGCCGTGGACATCTCCACGCACGTCGACCGCCTCGTCGACGAATGGCAGGAGGAAGCGTCGCGATGCAGGAGGGACAAAGTGCAGCTCAGCTACCAAGCGAAGGACAACGTAAAGAACGAGGCCCGGCTGCTTCGCGGCCACGACGAAGTGCGTCCTGGCCTTTGGCGGACGCTGCATTCCATGCGCAACGTGGAAAGCTCGGGAGCGCTGAAACTTGAAGAGTAGAAGAGTTCCGGCAAACCGGCCGTCCGTGCAGGAACAATATGTCCCCGTGCGCCTTTCGCACCTCCTGCGCCACTGTTCGGTGGGCGCCATCGTGCGCGATTCGAACCATCTGATGGTCGTACCAGATATTCGCGACTGGGACAGACCCGGCGACGATCCGCTGAAAAGGCAGATCCGCTATGTGGATCAAGTCCGCAACGTCCTGGGCATCGACAAACCGCTCTGTACTCCTCCCGTCGCGCGAGATCTCGACGACGGGCGAAAGTCCGGCTGGATCCCGGTTCGCCGCTTCCCGCTCTGGACGCGCTGCCTGCAATGCGGCCTGCTGCACCGGGCGCCTTGGCGCGGCCAGCAGGACGACGCTGATCGTTGCCAGGGACAAGGTCCCGAGGACCGGCCGTGCGGCGGCAGGTTGGAGCAGGTGCCCTGGGTTCTGGTCCACCAGCAAGGCTTCCTCGCGGACGTTCCCTGGCACATCCTCGCGCACGCCGACGACCGTAATCCGAACCAACATCAATGCAAACCGGACCGGGGGAAACCCTACCTGAGACTTGTTGAACAGGCTGGTCGCCAAGTGGTCTGCACTCGTTGCCGTTCGCGCGGCGACATTCATCAACGGCACCCGTTCCCGCGCACAACCTGGCAACAGCCCTGGGTTCACAAACCTCCTGTCGATCCCGATCACGGCGAGCCGGCTTGGCTGCTGCAGCTCAACGACGTCCGCGTGCACGCGCCCGTGAATCGGACGGCACTGGTCATCCCGCCGGAATCACGCATCCGCCGCGGCACGGTCGTGGACCGTCTTTACAGCCATTCCCGAAACCAGCAGAGGATTCGGAATGCGAAAACGCCCCTGGCGCGCAAGACCGCGCTCAGGCGCGTCTCCAGTGAGTACAACTGCACGGTTGAGGAAATAGAGGAAGCCCTGAAGGACATCGCCCAGGGCTACCCCCTCTACGGCCGGACCGTCACCCAAGGCGACTTGATGGCAAGCGAATACAAGGCCCTGACCGGTGAGATACCCGATCTGAAGGAAGACGAGGATTTCGTCACTGTGCATCACACATCTGCCTGGAAGGCGCTTGCGGCCCCGTCGACAGTCGGCGGCGCCCGGCCGTTGACAGTGGTTGATCGCCTCGTTGCCGTGCACAGGTTGAAGGAGATCATGGTGCTCATGGGTTTCCGCCGCGCCGGCGGCGAACACCTGACGCCACCGGACATCACCGGGGATTGCGACTGGCTGCCCGCCCTGGAACTGTACGGGGAAGGCGTGTTCTTGACCCTCGACGAAACATGCTTGCGACGCTGGGAATGCAATACCGCCATCAGCGAGCGCGCCGCCGCCTTCGTCGAACGCTACCATCACCGCGACAGCCACATGGAGGTCGAGGTCTCGCCGCGCTTCCTGCTGTGCCACACCCTTGCTCACGTCCTGATCCGTCGTATCGAAGCAGAAGCCGGGTATCCGGCGGCCTCGCTCAAGGAACGCATCTACTGCAAGACCGGCAAGGATGCGATGGCGGGAGTGCTGATCTACGTAGCGGTGACGGACGAGGAAGGCTCCCTGGGAGGCCTGATGGAATTGGCGAGGCCCGAGCGGTTTCTTCGCCTGTTGA encodes the following:
- a CDS encoding DUF1998 domain-containing protein, which codes for MKSRRVPANRPSVQEQYVPVRLSHLLRHCSVGAIVRDSNHLMVVPDIRDWDRPGDDPLKRQIRYVDQVRNVLGIDKPLCTPPVARDLDDGRKSGWIPVRRFPLWTRCLQCGLLHRAPWRGQQDDADRCQGQGPEDRPCGGRLEQVPWVLVHQQGFLADVPWHILAHADDRNPNQHQCKPDRGKPYLRLVEQAGRQVVCTRCRSRGDIHQRHPFPRTTWQQPWVHKPPVDPDHGEPAWLLQLNDVRVHAPVNRTALVIPPESRIRRGTVVDRLYSHSRNQQRIRNAKTPLARKTALRRVSSEYNCTVEEIEEALKDIAQGYPLYGRTVTQGDLMASEYKALTGEIPDLKEDEDFVTVHHTSAWKALAAPSTVGGARPLTVVDRLVAVHRLKEIMVLMGFRRAGGEHLTPPDITGDCDWLPALELYGEGVFLTLDETCLRRWECNTAISERAAAFVERYHHRDSHMEVEVSPRFLLCHTLAHVLIRRIEAEAGYPAASLKERIYCKTGKDAMAGVLIYVAVTDEEGSLGGLMELARPERFLRLLTGAFEDADWCSLDPVCSEQEGHGPDLLNRAACHACALVPETSCQYGNVLLDRIFIKGAVELPGFLDRAGAPD